In the genome of Ancylomarina subtilis, one region contains:
- a CDS encoding NAD(P)/FAD-dependent oxidoreductase — protein MTKKYDVIIVGAGPAGIFCAYELVKSGKKLNILMLEKGRGITNRKCPKHFNGGTCTHCKPCSITTGWAGAGAFSDGKLSLSHEVGGTLPKYLGVEKSIELIKYTDEVYLEFGADSDIHGEEFSPEMQAIRRKAIEANLKLVHCPVRHLGTEKAQALYSKLYDYLTGEGVEVQFNSAVNDLIIEDGVIKGVRNGSGDYFADQVMVSVGREGADWLMQKCEQEKISTEVGVVDIGVRVECRNEIMQEINDNFYEAKLIHYTKTFDDKVRTFCSNPGGFVSSEYYENNLAVVNGHSFKDLKSDNTNFALLVSQKFTEPFNEPIEYGKHIARLANMLTKNQILVQRFGDFMRGRRTTKERLYRNNIIPTLKDAVPGDLSLVLPHRILKDIREMIMALDKVTPGLASDETLLYGVEVKFYCNVAKVGNDFQSLSVKNLYLGGDGPGITRGLMQASVNGVVIAREFLKKFND, from the coding sequence ATGACAAAAAAGTACGATGTAATTATTGTTGGAGCTGGGCCAGCTGGTATTTTCTGTGCCTACGAACTGGTAAAATCAGGTAAGAAACTGAATATTCTAATGCTTGAGAAGGGTAGAGGAATTACCAATCGGAAATGTCCTAAGCATTTTAATGGGGGAACCTGTACGCACTGCAAGCCTTGTAGTATCACAACAGGTTGGGCTGGAGCCGGTGCCTTTTCGGATGGGAAACTTTCCTTGTCGCACGAAGTTGGAGGGACTTTGCCCAAATATCTGGGCGTAGAAAAATCGATAGAACTTATTAAATATACCGATGAGGTCTATTTGGAATTTGGAGCTGATAGTGATATTCATGGCGAGGAGTTTAGCCCTGAAATGCAAGCTATTAGACGAAAAGCAATTGAGGCCAATTTAAAGTTGGTTCATTGTCCGGTTCGACATTTGGGAACAGAAAAAGCCCAGGCCTTGTACAGTAAGCTTTACGATTATCTTACAGGTGAAGGCGTTGAAGTGCAATTTAATTCTGCGGTAAACGACCTGATTATCGAAGATGGGGTGATTAAAGGTGTTCGTAATGGGAGTGGTGACTATTTTGCCGATCAGGTTATGGTTTCTGTTGGACGAGAAGGTGCTGATTGGTTGATGCAGAAATGTGAACAAGAAAAAATTTCGACTGAAGTTGGGGTTGTTGATATAGGGGTTCGAGTTGAGTGTCGGAATGAAATTATGCAAGAAATAAATGATAATTTCTACGAAGCTAAGCTGATTCACTACACCAAGACATTTGATGATAAAGTTCGAACCTTTTGTTCCAATCCCGGAGGATTCGTATCATCAGAATATTACGAGAATAATTTAGCCGTTGTAAATGGTCATAGCTTTAAAGATCTGAAAAGTGATAATACCAATTTTGCTTTATTGGTTTCTCAAAAGTTTACAGAGCCTTTTAATGAGCCCATTGAATATGGTAAACACATTGCCCGTTTGGCAAACATGCTAACAAAGAATCAAATTTTGGTGCAACGTTTTGGCGACTTTATGCGTGGTAGAAGAACCACTAAGGAGCGCTTGTATCGGAATAATATAATTCCAACGCTTAAAGATGCTGTTCCTGGTGATTTAAGCTTGGTTTTACCTCACCGTATACTCAAGGATATTCGTGAGATGATAATGGCTCTGGATAAGGTGACACCCGGTTTGGCTTCTGACGAAACCCTACTTTATGGTGTTGAGGTGAAATTCTACTGTAATGTGGCTAAAGTTGGTAATGACTTTCAGTCTCTGTCTGTTAAGAATCTTTATTTAGGAGGCGATGGACCAGGGATTACTCG
- a CDS encoding S41 family peptidase → MKKIWGLMLCLLSATILFAEPSEQWIRHAAISPNGDQIAFTYKGDIYLISSEGGQARNLTFHEAHDYMPVWNHAGTKIAFASERYGNMDVFVIDVKGGEPTRLTYHSRDESPFTFTADDKKVIFGGQRLDTKEHRQYNTGSQPELYQVAAEGGRVEQVFTIPAEEVQVRKDGREMVYIDKKGGEDYFRKHHKSAITRDIWKYDVVTDTHSQITTFEGEDRNPIYSTDEKSLYYLSEESGCFNVHKLNIEDPSIKEQITAFKMHPVRYLSMANNGTLCYTHNGDLYTKAENQEAKLVKVEVRSESRHNNMKVLPISGNIKEMVISPNGKEVAYIVRGEVFVSSVESKMTKRITNTPAQERFVSFSPDGKAIMYSSERDAKWGIYQTKRVNEKEPYFFASTLLKEEKVVVNDHENYQGKYSPDGKEIAFIQDKKTLRIYNLEKKKSRTLMTPNELYYMDDGDQYFQWSPDSKWLLVSYSPTMANDEAVLLAVDGSKEMINLTQSGYGDYAPIWVNEGKQILWFSNRNGLRSQANSGAKQMDVYTLFLTNDAWDKFHMSKDEYKLWKEINDKEKKDKEEKEKKNSDKKDKKKKGKKEDKKEEPKVKDLKFDWEGLQDRKERLTIHSSKLGDAVLSKDGEDLYYLAKFEKGYNLWTTKLRTKETKMLMSLGARSGSLQWDKEMKKLFLLSDGHISTIDVKSKEKKSIPTSSEMLLDLAAERQNMFNHVWKRVKSMFYISDYHGIDWDALRVNYQAKLGSVGNDFEFTELLSEMLGELNVSHCGARYYGSMSGGDKTASLGIFIDYGYKGQGLKITEIIKNGPLDKEHINIKPGMIIQHIDGVSIDGNVDFAKYLNRKAGQLTLLHVYDPATKKYQDITMKPISLRAEGNLLYERWVKQNEADVEKLSNGQLGYVHLPGMNDGKYRDTYDKAMGKYFDKKGLIVDTRFNGGGDLVGDLSMFLTGVRFIDYAVEDRVLGFEPSYRWTKPSVALVGEAQYSDGSCFACGYQDLGIGKMIGMPVPGTCSFAGWEMLQNGNVLWGSVPVSAKNKKGEWMENNQTIPEIIIKNMPGKIDKGIDQQLEGAIEDLLKTVE, encoded by the coding sequence ATGAAGAAAATTTGGGGTTTAATGTTGTGCCTTCTGTCGGCTACAATATTGTTTGCCGAACCAAGTGAGCAGTGGATACGTCATGCTGCAATTTCTCCTAATGGAGATCAAATAGCCTTTACTTATAAAGGTGACATTTATCTGATTTCATCAGAAGGGGGACAAGCTAGAAATTTGACTTTTCATGAAGCTCATGATTATATGCCTGTCTGGAACCATGCGGGAACCAAAATAGCTTTTGCTTCGGAACGCTACGGCAATATGGATGTTTTTGTTATCGATGTAAAAGGTGGAGAACCAACTCGATTAACTTATCATTCAAGAGATGAATCTCCGTTTACGTTTACTGCTGATGATAAAAAAGTGATTTTTGGTGGACAACGTCTGGATACAAAAGAGCATCGCCAGTATAATACGGGTTCACAGCCTGAGCTTTACCAAGTGGCTGCTGAAGGTGGTCGTGTGGAGCAAGTCTTTACGATTCCAGCTGAAGAGGTTCAGGTTCGTAAGGATGGTAGAGAAATGGTATATATCGATAAAAAAGGTGGTGAGGATTATTTTCGTAAGCACCATAAATCAGCAATTACCCGAGATATTTGGAAATATGATGTGGTAACCGATACGCACTCACAAATTACAACATTCGAAGGAGAAGATCGTAATCCCATCTATTCAACAGACGAGAAAAGCCTTTATTATCTTAGTGAAGAAAGTGGCTGTTTCAACGTTCATAAATTGAATATTGAGGATCCATCAATCAAAGAACAAATTACGGCTTTCAAGATGCACCCTGTGCGTTATTTAAGCATGGCGAATAATGGAACGCTTTGTTATACGCACAATGGGGATTTGTATACAAAGGCTGAAAATCAAGAGGCTAAATTGGTTAAGGTTGAGGTTCGTTCAGAGTCTCGTCACAACAATATGAAAGTATTACCCATTTCAGGTAATATTAAGGAGATGGTAATTTCGCCTAATGGAAAAGAAGTCGCTTATATTGTGAGAGGTGAGGTTTTTGTTTCTTCTGTTGAGTCAAAAATGACAAAACGAATTACCAATACGCCTGCTCAAGAGCGATTTGTGAGTTTTTCACCTGACGGGAAAGCTATTATGTACTCAAGTGAGCGCGATGCGAAGTGGGGTATTTATCAAACCAAACGAGTGAACGAAAAAGAGCCTTATTTCTTTGCTTCAACCCTATTGAAAGAGGAAAAAGTTGTTGTTAATGATCATGAAAACTATCAGGGAAAATATTCTCCTGATGGAAAAGAGATTGCATTTATTCAGGATAAGAAAACGCTTCGAATCTATAATTTGGAAAAGAAAAAGAGCCGAACTTTGATGACCCCTAATGAATTATATTATATGGACGATGGTGATCAGTATTTCCAATGGAGTCCGGATAGTAAATGGTTATTGGTTTCTTACTCGCCAACTATGGCGAATGATGAGGCCGTATTATTAGCTGTTGATGGTTCAAAGGAGATGATTAATCTGACACAAAGTGGTTATGGTGATTACGCTCCAATCTGGGTAAATGAAGGGAAACAAATTCTATGGTTTAGTAACAGAAATGGACTTCGTTCTCAGGCTAATTCCGGAGCGAAGCAAATGGATGTTTATACGCTTTTCTTAACGAATGATGCTTGGGATAAATTCCATATGAGCAAAGATGAGTACAAGCTTTGGAAGGAAATTAACGATAAAGAGAAGAAGGACAAAGAAGAGAAGGAGAAGAAAAACTCGGATAAAAAAGACAAGAAGAAAAAGGGCAAAAAAGAGGATAAGAAAGAAGAGCCTAAAGTCAAAGATCTAAAATTCGATTGGGAAGGTCTTCAGGACAGAAAAGAGAGATTGACAATTCATTCGTCTAAATTGGGTGATGCGGTTCTGTCTAAAGATGGAGAAGATTTGTATTACCTTGCTAAATTTGAAAAGGGCTATAACCTTTGGACAACAAAATTGCGTACAAAAGAGACTAAGATGTTAATGTCTCTGGGTGCACGTTCGGGTAGTTTGCAGTGGGATAAGGAGATGAAAAAACTTTTCTTATTGTCAGATGGTCATATTTCAACAATTGATGTTAAATCAAAAGAGAAAAAATCAATTCCCACTAGTAGCGAAATGCTTTTGGATTTAGCTGCCGAGCGTCAGAACATGTTTAATCATGTTTGGAAGAGGGTGAAATCAATGTTTTATATATCAGATTACCATGGTATCGATTGGGATGCTCTTAGAGTCAATTATCAAGCTAAATTGGGATCTGTTGGAAATGATTTTGAATTTACCGAGTTGTTATCTGAAATGCTTGGTGAACTGAATGTTTCTCACTGTGGTGCTCGTTATTATGGAAGTATGAGCGGTGGAGATAAAACAGCTTCTCTGGGAATTTTTATTGATTACGGCTATAAGGGGCAAGGACTAAAAATCACAGAGATTATTAAGAACGGACCTCTTGATAAGGAGCATATCAATATTAAACCCGGTATGATTATCCAGCATATCGATGGTGTGAGTATAGATGGCAATGTTGATTTTGCGAAATATTTGAATAGAAAAGCCGGACAATTAACCCTCCTACATGTTTACGATCCTGCAACTAAAAAATATCAGGACATAACAATGAAACCTATTTCTCTGAGAGCCGAAGGTAATTTGTTGTATGAGCGTTGGGTGAAACAAAACGAAGCTGATGTTGAAAAATTGAGTAATGGTCAATTAGGCTATGTCCACCTTCCTGGTATGAACGATGGCAAATATCGTGATACATACGATAAGGCTATGGGGAAATATTTCGATAAAAAAGGATTGATTGTTGATACGCGTTTTAATGGCGGAGGTGACCTTGTTGGGGATCTTTCGATGTTCTTAACCGGAGTGCGTTTTATCGATTACGCCGTTGAAGATAGAGTATTAGGTTTCGAACCTAGTTACCGTTGGACTAAGCCAAGTGTTGCATTGGTTGGTGAAGCACAGTATAGCGATGGTTCTTGTTTTGCCTGTGGTTATCAGGATTTGGGAATTGGAAAGATGATTGGTATGCCAGTTCCTGGTACTTGTAGTTTTGCAGGCTGGGAAATGTTGCAAAATGGAAATGTACTGTGGGGATCTGTTCCAGTAAGTGCTAAAAATAAGAAAGGCGAATGGATGGAGAACAATCAGACTATTCCTGAAATCATCATCAAAAATATGCCTGGTAAGATTGATAAAGGCATTGATCAGCAACTTGAAGGTGCTATTGAAGATTTATTGAAAACAGTAGAGTAG
- a CDS encoding Spy/CpxP family protein refolding chaperone produces the protein MSKFISFLSILLLYTSLVVAQGHKRNISPEMRAKFEAQKISYITQKLDLSPKDAQQFWPLYNEMQKKNQAIHDEFRQLFKSLKKDSLNLSESELSRISDRIADLKVEEAKMEREYHYKFKKVITAKQILDLHLAERQFQGMLIRKLKGHGQGHGNGNRR, from the coding sequence ATGAGCAAATTCATAAGTTTTCTATCCATACTACTTTTATATACTTCTTTAGTTGTGGCACAAGGTCACAAAAGAAATATTTCACCCGAAATGAGAGCCAAGTTCGAGGCTCAAAAGATTTCCTATATCACGCAAAAGCTTGATCTCAGTCCTAAAGATGCTCAGCAGTTTTGGCCCTTATATAATGAGATGCAAAAAAAGAATCAGGCAATTCATGATGAGTTCAGACAGCTTTTTAAAAGTTTAAAAAAAGATTCGCTTAACCTTTCCGAAAGTGAGCTTAGTCGGATAAGTGACAGGATAGCAGATCTTAAAGTAGAAGAAGCTAAAATGGAACGGGAGTACCATTATAAGTTCAAAAAAGTGATCACTGCAAAGCAAATTCTTGATCTGCATTTGGCCGAGAGACAATTTCAAGGGATGTTGATTCGTAAATTAAAAGGTCATGGTCAGGGACATGGGAATGGAAACCGAAGATAG
- a CDS encoding RNA polymerase sigma factor, with protein sequence MVSKSDDEILELFRDETSKEEAFGLLLKKYQERLYWQIRKIVISHDDTDDVLQNTFVKIWKGLGNFHSHSQLFTWMYRIATNESLSFLKEKQRKNFGSANGDVEELLLANLESDPYFDGDNAQIELQKAIIQLPEKQRLVFNMKYFDEMKYDEISAILQTSVGALKASYHHAVKKIEVFLISREV encoded by the coding sequence ATGGTATCCAAGTCAGACGATGAAATATTAGAGTTGTTTCGTGATGAAACAAGTAAAGAGGAGGCTTTTGGACTTTTGCTTAAGAAATATCAGGAACGTTTGTATTGGCAAATTCGAAAAATTGTAATTTCCCACGATGACACCGACGATGTTTTGCAGAATACCTTTGTGAAGATATGGAAAGGGTTGGGGAATTTTCATTCTCATTCTCAGCTTTTCACATGGATGTATCGTATTGCAACCAATGAATCTTTAAGTTTTCTTAAAGAAAAACAGCGTAAGAATTTCGGATCGGCAAATGGTGATGTTGAGGAATTGCTATTGGCTAATTTGGAGAGTGACCCCTATTTTGATGGGGATAACGCTCAGATAGAATTACAAAAAGCCATTATTCAGTTGCCTGAAAAGCAACGATTGGTTTTTAATATGAAATATTTTGATGAGATGAAATACGATGAAATTTCAGCTATTCTTCAAACTTCAGTGGGCGCGCTTAAAGCCTCATACCATCATGCGGTTAAGAAAATTGAGGTTTTTTTGATTTCCAGAGAAGTTTGA
- a CDS encoding transketolase family protein: MEPKEMDKQVELSVTDMASDNIRILSAAMVEQAKSGHPGGAMGGADFVNVLFSEFLNFDPSDMKWANRDRFFLDPGHMSPMLYSILSLTGNYSMDDLKNFRQWGSVTPGHPEVDQERGVENTSGPLGQGHTMAVGAAIAERFLVSRFGEWMAHKTYTFISDGGIQEEIAQGAGRIAGTLGLSNLIMFYDSNNIQLSTKVEEVTCEDTAKKYEAWGWYVITINGNDSNEIRAALKAANEETERPTLIIGQTLMGKGAVDIDGCSFENMVSTHGQPLGAAGASLAKTIENLGGDAENPFQIFPEVQAYYKEVLAKKQAAAAAKKAEQAEWAKANPELAAKLEGFLNMEAPEIDYEAIAQKSGVATRAASATVLAELAKKVDNMIVSSADLSNSDKTDGFLKNTKALVKGDFSGAFLQAGVAELTMAAICNGIALHGGVWAACATFFVFSDYMKPAVRLSALMQVPVKYIWSHDAFRVGEDGPTHQPIEQEAQIRLMEQIKNHSGEMSLLALRPADALEASVAWKMAMENTKTPTALILSRQNIKDLPSKGNRYQEALQAEKGAYIVEQPTSTPDVVLLASGSEVSTLVAGAELLRAKGNLNIQIVSVISEGLFRQQSAEYQAEVLPAGIPTLGLTAGLPVTLQGLVGANGKSVGLDHFGYSAPASVLDEKFGFTAENVVKEVEALLA; encoded by the coding sequence ATGGAGCCAAAAGAAATGGACAAACAAGTGGAATTATCGGTAACTGATATGGCATCGGATAATATTCGAATACTTTCAGCTGCTATGGTTGAACAAGCAAAATCCGGACACCCTGGTGGTGCGATGGGTGGAGCTGATTTTGTAAATGTACTCTTCTCGGAATTCTTAAATTTCGACCCAAGTGATATGAAGTGGGCGAATCGTGATCGTTTCTTCCTTGATCCAGGTCATATGTCACCAATGTTGTATTCTATTTTAAGTCTGACAGGCAATTACAGCATGGATGATTTGAAAAATTTCAGACAATGGGGCAGTGTTACACCAGGTCATCCTGAAGTTGATCAGGAAAGAGGTGTTGAGAATACATCAGGTCCATTAGGACAAGGACATACAATGGCAGTTGGTGCTGCTATTGCTGAGCGTTTTCTAGTTTCTCGTTTCGGCGAGTGGATGGCTCACAAGACTTATACATTTATCTCTGATGGTGGTATTCAGGAAGAGATTGCTCAAGGGGCAGGTCGTATTGCAGGAACTCTTGGATTGAGTAATTTGATCATGTTCTATGATTCAAATAATATTCAATTATCAACAAAGGTTGAGGAAGTTACTTGCGAAGATACGGCTAAGAAATACGAAGCCTGGGGATGGTATGTGATTACAATCAATGGTAACGATTCGAATGAAATTCGTGCGGCTCTTAAAGCTGCAAACGAAGAAACTGAGCGTCCAACATTGATTATTGGTCAGACTTTAATGGGTAAAGGTGCTGTTGATATTGATGGATGTAGCTTTGAAAATATGGTATCGACTCACGGTCAACCATTAGGGGCTGCTGGTGCATCTTTAGCGAAAACTATTGAGAATCTTGGTGGTGACGCCGAGAATCCTTTCCAAATTTTCCCGGAAGTTCAAGCTTATTACAAGGAAGTTTTGGCTAAAAAACAAGCTGCTGCTGCTGCTAAAAAAGCGGAGCAGGCTGAATGGGCTAAAGCAAATCCTGAATTAGCAGCTAAACTTGAAGGTTTCTTAAATATGGAAGCTCCTGAGATCGATTATGAAGCAATTGCTCAAAAGTCGGGTGTTGCAACTCGTGCTGCTTCTGCAACTGTATTAGCTGAATTGGCTAAGAAAGTTGACAATATGATCGTTTCATCTGCTGACTTAAGTAACTCAGATAAAACAGATGGTTTCCTAAAAAATACAAAAGCATTAGTTAAAGGCGATTTCTCCGGAGCATTCCTTCAGGCAGGTGTTGCTGAATTGACTATGGCTGCTATCTGTAATGGTATTGCCTTACATGGTGGGGTTTGGGCTGCATGTGCAACCTTCTTTGTATTCTCTGATTATATGAAGCCAGCAGTTCGTCTGTCTGCTTTAATGCAAGTTCCTGTAAAATATATCTGGTCACACGATGCTTTCCGTGTAGGAGAGGATGGACCAACTCATCAGCCAATTGAGCAAGAAGCTCAAATTCGTTTGATGGAACAAATCAAGAATCACTCTGGAGAGATGAGTCTTTTGGCTCTTCGTCCTGCTGATGCTTTGGAAGCTTCTGTAGCGTGGAAAATGGCTATGGAAAATACAAAGACTCCAACAGCTCTTATCCTATCTCGTCAGAATATTAAGGATCTTCCTTCAAAAGGAAACCGTTACCAGGAAGCTTTACAAGCTGAAAAAGGAGCATACATTGTTGAGCAACCAACTTCAACTCCTGATGTGGTTCTTTTGGCTAGTGGTTCTGAGGTTTCAACACTTGTAGCCGGAGCTGAACTGTTACGTGCTAAAGGAAACTTAAATATTCAGATTGTTTCTGTTATTTCTGAAGGTTTATTCCGTCAGCAATCTGCAGAATATCAAGCTGAGGTTCTTCCTGCAGGAATTCCAACTTTAGGTTTGACCGCAGGTTTACCAGTAACCCTTCAAGGATTAGTTGGTGCAAATGGTAAATCAGTAGGTTTAGATCATTTTGGTTATTCAGCACCAGCAAGCGTGTTGGATGAGAAATTTGGTTTTACTGCTGAAAATGTTGTGAAAGAAGTTGAAGCTCTTTTAGCATAG
- a CDS encoding vWA domain-containing protein: MNRLLKYSLFLFISLMTLQAFSQKIKTVKEKTRILFIFDASQSMNGRWEKSKKINVARDFLIEMIDSLEFEHNVEMALRVYGHQSSFPPQDCEDTKLEVPFSPDNAVIIRQTLRYISPKGTTPIAYSLAQAAYDFPKSKELVRNIIVLITDGVDACDGDPCAVSDELQKNGIILKPFIIGIGLDRRFQKSFECVGEFLEVSREKNFGGTLHYVISQVLDKTSMQVNLLNEKDEPQESDVPMSFYNHTTGKLRYQYMHTMNSMGLPDTLFIDPLISYDITVHTLPKLEMDSVRIEPGKHSVISFRAVQGKLKINSLRSGLLKNLRCLVKKDGDIINVQAVDYPQKYLIGTYDLELLTLPRIKIDNVKIKASETTSIEVPLPGSVTVFKPTYGPCDLFTKIDGKMIWVCALDSRILRKTLTLQPGNYHLVFRSKTVHLSHYTKKRSFVIRSGSSVTVRL, from the coding sequence TTGAACAGATTATTAAAATATAGCCTCTTTTTATTTATAAGCCTGATGACACTTCAGGCCTTTTCTCAGAAGATAAAGACCGTTAAAGAGAAAACTCGCATACTTTTTATATTTGATGCTTCTCAAAGTATGAACGGACGATGGGAGAAATCAAAGAAGATTAATGTCGCCAGAGATTTTTTGATTGAGATGATTGATAGTCTTGAGTTTGAGCACAATGTTGAGATGGCTCTTCGTGTGTATGGGCATCAGAGTTCATTCCCTCCTCAAGATTGTGAAGACACAAAATTGGAAGTCCCTTTTTCTCCTGATAATGCCGTAATTATTCGTCAAACACTTCGTTATATATCTCCCAAAGGAACAACTCCAATTGCATATTCACTTGCTCAGGCAGCTTATGATTTCCCGAAATCGAAAGAGTTGGTGCGTAATATTATCGTTTTAATTACTGATGGTGTGGATGCTTGTGATGGGGATCCTTGTGCTGTTTCGGACGAGTTGCAGAAAAATGGCATTATTCTAAAACCCTTCATTATTGGAATTGGTCTGGATAGAAGATTCCAAAAAAGTTTTGAATGTGTTGGAGAATTTCTTGAAGTTAGTAGGGAAAAGAATTTTGGAGGAACTTTGCATTATGTAATTTCTCAGGTTTTGGATAAAACCTCAATGCAAGTGAATTTATTAAATGAAAAGGATGAACCCCAAGAGAGTGATGTTCCGATGAGTTTTTATAATCACACCACAGGAAAATTGCGTTATCAATATATGCATACAATGAACTCAATGGGGTTGCCTGATACGCTATTTATTGATCCGCTTATTTCGTATGATATCACTGTTCATACGCTTCCTAAATTAGAGATGGATAGTGTTAGAATTGAACCGGGTAAGCATTCCGTTATTAGTTTTCGAGCTGTTCAGGGAAAATTAAAAATCAACTCTTTAAGATCTGGTCTGCTGAAAAATCTGAGATGTTTGGTTAAAAAAGATGGGGATATTATCAATGTTCAGGCTGTTGATTATCCTCAAAAGTATTTGATAGGGACCTATGATTTGGAGCTATTAACCCTTCCGCGTATTAAAATAGATAATGTGAAGATAAAGGCTTCAGAAACAACTTCAATAGAAGTGCCTCTCCCAGGTTCGGTAACAGTTTTTAAACCCACATATGGGCCTTGTGATTTATTTACAAAAATAGATGGTAAAATGATATGGGTCTGTGCTCTTGATAGTCGGATATTGCGTAAAACCCTGACGCTTCAACCTGGGAATTATCATTTGGTATTCAGGAGTAAAACGGTGCATTTATCGCATTACACCAAGAAACGATCCTTTGTAATTCGCTCAGGTAGTTCTGTAACGGTTCGACTTTAA
- a CDS encoding transglutaminase domain-containing protein: MYIKFSLSFIFILASFNMVIAQEPNFSKYVAIDRQVKQTPDSLTNNILYLHHYLDSIGSNDQEKIRAFYMWIITNIEYEDQVELLFDKNILFYMGSNNCSSPVCVLKKKKAVCEGFSKLFQFFCQQSGIEAYSIGGYISKRGAFQDRATHSWNVVKMNDEWRFFDLTWAYAILEHTGIKRTTNEFYMVSPDEFILSHLPLIPMWQFLESPVPMSVFNMGDERIKEYLTQKKPYYNYQDSLKNYNQLYPAERSLKNAHEIYLTNPSNKFNRALEYFRYARIVLNSQSSLEMKDIKELIKARYRIKIAMILFRETQDVSSQLMFLQAQDVLLLLENWIQVTRSKNKI, translated from the coding sequence ATGTATATAAAGTTTAGTCTTTCCTTCATTTTTATTCTTGCATCTTTTAATATGGTTATTGCTCAAGAGCCTAACTTTAGTAAATATGTAGCGATTGATCGGCAGGTTAAGCAAACACCTGATAGCTTAACTAATAATATTTTATATCTGCATCATTATCTAGATTCTATTGGTAGTAATGATCAAGAGAAAATAAGAGCTTTTTATATGTGGATCATAACAAATATCGAGTATGAAGATCAGGTAGAGCTCTTGTTTGACAAAAATATACTATTTTATATGGGCTCTAATAATTGTTCTTCACCCGTTTGTGTTTTAAAAAAGAAGAAAGCTGTTTGTGAAGGCTTTTCTAAACTGTTTCAATTCTTCTGTCAGCAATCGGGAATTGAAGCCTATTCCATTGGGGGATATATTTCGAAAAGAGGTGCTTTTCAGGACAGGGCAACACATTCGTGGAATGTGGTTAAAATGAATGATGAATGGCGCTTTTTTGATTTGACCTGGGCTTATGCAATATTGGAACATACCGGCATTAAGCGCACAACCAATGAGTTTTATATGGTTTCGCCTGATGAATTTATTTTGAGTCATTTGCCATTGATACCTATGTGGCAATTTCTTGAATCTCCAGTACCTATGAGTGTTTTTAATATGGGGGATGAGAGAATAAAGGAGTATTTAACTCAGAAAAAGCCTTACTACAATTATCAGGATAGTCTGAAAAACTACAATCAACTTTATCCTGCTGAGCGTAGTCTAAAAAACGCACACGAGATTTATCTGACAAATCCTTCTAATAAATTCAACCGGGCTCTCGAATATTTTCGATACGCACGAATTGTTTTGAATTCTCAAAGTTCACTTGAGATGAAAGATATCAAAGAACTGATTAAAGCAAGATATCGGATTAAAATTGCGATGATTTTATTTCGTGAAACACAGGATGTCTCGTCTCAACTTATGTTTTTACAGGCACAGGATGTGCTTCTTCTCCTTGAAAACTGGATTCAGGTTACACGGTCTAAAAACAAAATATAG